The Medicago truncatula cultivar Jemalong A17 chromosome 4, MtrunA17r5.0-ANR, whole genome shotgun sequence genome includes a region encoding these proteins:
- the LOC25493639 gene encoding pre-mRNA-processing factor 17 isoform X2, which translates to MNPNFQFLPQIWNSLNPHQTQSVVSKNLRVGDGTDAVFIFSFKGQWSNFKSFIFFQLTFTTTMDLLNQYSDNNNSDPGSPTQNPNSPENSPTRLLPSRSAAPKVDDTMLALTVADPKTLSKPIDPTQHLVAFNPTYDQLWAPIQGPSHPYAKDGLAQGMRNHKLGFVEDANIEPFLFDEQHNTFLKFGYAADPSASNYIGDFDALQKNNAASVYNIPHREQKKRKIESLKKKEENDDEEDKNNNDEEGVEIENPASEAWLLKNKKSPWAGKKEGLQGELTEDQKKYAEEHAKKKGEEKSGFGGEKVEAVKDKSTFHGKEERDYQGRSWIAPPKDAKASNDHCYIPKRLVHTWSGHTKGVSAIRFFPNSGHLILSAGMDTKVKIWDVFNTGKCMRTYMGHSKAVRDICFTNDGTKFLSAGYDKNIKYWDTETGQVISTFSTGKIPYVVKLNPDEDKQNVLLAGMSDKKIVQWDMNTGQITQEYDQHLGAVNTITFVDNNRRFVTSSDDKSLRVWEYGIPVVIKYISEPHMHSMPSISLHPNANWLAAQSLDNQILIYSTREKFQLNKKKRFAGHIVAGYACQVNFSPDGRFVMSGDGEGKCWFWDWKSCKVFRTLKCHEGVTIGCQWHPLEQSKVATCGWDGLIKYW; encoded by the exons ATGaaccctaatttccaatttCTTCCCCAAATTTGGAATTCTCTCAATCCACATCAAACCCAATCGGTTGTTTCTAAAAACCTCCGTGTCGGAGACGGTACAGACGCCGTGTTCATCTTTAGCTTCAAGG GGCAGTGGAG CAATTTTAAaagcttcatcttctttcaattaACATTCACAACAACAATGGATCTACTCAACCAATACTCCGACAACAACAACAGCGATCCAGGTTCACCaactcaaaaccctaattcaCCGGAAAATTCTCCAACCCGTCTCCTCCCATCCCGTTCTGCCGCCCCTAAAGTTGACGACACCATGCTCGCCCTAACCGTTGCCGACCCCAAAACCCTCTCCAAACCCATCGACCCAACTCAACACCTCGTCGCCTTCAACCCTACCTACGACCAACTCTGGGCCCCCATTCAAGGCCCATCTCACCCTTACGCTAAAGACGGTTTAGCCCAAGGTATGCGTAACCACAAACTTGGTTTCGTCGAAGACGCTAATATTGAACCTTTCCTCTTCGATGAACAGCATAACACCTTTTTAAAATTCGGTTACGCTGCTGATCCTTCTGCGTCGAATTACATCGGTGATTTCGATGCTTTGCAGAAGAATAACGCTGCTTCTGTTTACAATATCCCACACCGCGAacagaagaagaggaaaattgAATCTcttaagaagaaagaagagaatgatgatgaagaagacaAAAATAACAACGACGAAGAGGGTGTTGAGATTGAGAATCCAGCTTCTGAGGCGTGGTTATTGAAGAATAAGAAGAGTCCTTGGGCTGGGAAGAAGGAGGGTTTACAAGGAGAGTTAACGGAAGATCAGAAGAAATATGCTGAGGAGCACGCCAAGAAGAAAGGCGAAGAAAAAAGTGGTTTTGGTGGTGAAAAAGTTGAGGCTGTTAAGGATAAGAGTACTTTTCATGGGAAAGAGGAAAGGGATTATCAAGGTAGGTCTTGGATTGCGCCTCCGAAAGATGCTAAGGCGAGTAATGATCATTGTTATATACCGAAGAGATTGGTGCATACTTGGAGTGGACATACGAAAGGGGTTTCTGCAATTAGGTTTTTCCCGAATTCAGGTCATTTGATTCTCTCGGCTGGTATGGATACTAAGGTTAAGATTTGGGATGTTTTCAATACTGGTAAATGTATGAGGACTTACATGGGTCATTCCAAAGCTGTTAGGGATATTTGTTTTACTAATGATGGAACAAAGTTTTTGAGTGCTGGTTATGATAAGAATATTAAGTATTGGGATACCGAAACGGGGCAGGTTATATCGACGTTCTCCACTGGGAAGATCCCTTATGTTGTGAAGCTTAACCCGGATGAGGATAAACAGAATGTTTTGTTGGCTGGTATGAGtgataagaagattgttcagtGGGATATGAATACAGGGCAGATAACTCAAGAGTATGATCAGCATTTGGGGGCTGTCAATACCATTACTTTTGTCGATAACAATAGGAGATTTGTTACTTCTAGTGATGACAAGTCCCTCAGGGTATGGGAGTATGGTATTCCCGTGGTTATAAAGTATATTAGTGAGCCACATATGCACTCTATGCCTTCCATTTCGCTTCACCCCAACGCGAATTGGCTCGCCGCGCAGAGCTTAGATAACCAGATTCTTATTTATAGCACAAGGGAGAAGTTTCAACTTAACAAAAAGAAGAGGTTTGCTGGACACATTGTTGCTGGATATGCTTGTCAGGTCAATTTTTCGCCGGATGGACGTTTTGTCATGTCGGGAGATGGTGAGGGTAAGTGTTGGTTCTGGGATTGGAAGAGTTGCAAAGTCTTTAGAACTCTCAAGTGTCACGAAGGCGTTACCATTGGTTGCCAGTGGCATCCTCTGGAACAGAGCAAAGTAGCGACGTGTGGCTGGGACGGGTTGATAAAGTACTGGTAA
- the LOC25493635 gene encoding expansin-A18 yields the protein MAAIYQYCSLFITLTLMLTIIGKPALVMGTFQPSPWTLAHATFYGDETASATMGGACGYGNLFVNGYGTDTAALSSTLFNNGYACGTCYQIKCVQSSACNTNVPYTTVTATNICPPNWSQASDNGGWCNPPRSHFDMSKPAFMKIAQWKAGIVPVMYRRVPCVRSEGFRFSFQGNGYWLLVYVMNVGGGGDIANMWVKGSRTGWISMSHNWGASYQAFATLSGQTLSFKITSYTTKETIIAWNVAPSNWGAGLTYSTHVNFH from the exons ATGGCTGCAATCTATCAATATTGTAGCTTGTTCATTACACTTACATTGATGCTCACAATCATTGGAAAGCCAGCTTTAGTAATGGGCACATTTCAACCCAGTCCATGGACTCTTGCACATGCCACATTTTATGGCGATGAGACAGCTTCTGCCACCATGg GAGGAGCATGTGGGTATGGGAATTTGTTTGTGAACGGTTATGGGACAGACACAGCAGCATTGagttcaacattgttcaatAATGGGTATGCATGTGGGACTTGTTATCAAATAAAATGTGTTCAATCGAGTGCATGTAACACCAATGTTCCTTACACTACAGTCACTGCCACAAATATTTGCCCTCCTAATTGGTCTCAGGCCTCTGATAACGGTGGATGGTGCAACCCACCACGTTCACATTTTGACATGTCTAAGCCTGCTTTCATGAAAATTGCTCAGTGGAAGGCTGGTATCGTCCCTGTTATGTATCGCAG AGTACCTTGCGTGAGAAGTGAAGGATTTCGATTCTCTTTCCAAGGAAATGGATATTGGTTATTGGTGTACGTGATGAATGTGGGAGGTGGAGGTGATATAGCAAACATGTGGGTTAAAGGAAGTAGAACAGGATGGATTAGCATGAGCCACAATTGGGGTGCTTCTTACCAAGCATTTGCAACACTTAGTGGCCAAACTCTTTCTTTCAAGATTACTTCTTACACAACCAAAGAAACTATAATAGCTTGGAATGTTGCTCCTTCCAACTGGGGTGCTGGACTAACCTATTCCACACATGTCAATTTTCATTGA
- the LOC25493638 gene encoding B-type cell cycle switch protein ccs52A: MDGTGNRNPPPTSTVGDNSPPPEPSPESLRHVSRMINSNHYTSPSRTIYSDRFIPSRSASKFALFDINTPTEGRDDSSSAYTTLLRTALFGPDVAGPVTPEKTDSPSMTLPNRNIFRYKTETRQSMHSLSPFMDDDFVPGINHSPVKAPRKVPRSPYKVLDAPALQDDFYLNLVDWSSHNVLAVGLGNCVYLWNACSSKVTKLCDLGVDDCVCSVGWAQRGTHLAVGTNNGKVQIWDAARCKKIRSMEGHRLRVGALAWSSSLLSSGGRDKNIYQRDIRTQEDFVSKLSGHKSEVCGLKWSYDNRELASGGNDNKLFVWNQHSTQPVLKYCEHTAAVKAIAWSPHLHGLLASGGGTADRCIRFWNTTTNSHLSCMDTGSQVCNLVWSKNVNELVSTHGYSQNQIIVWRYPTMSKLATLTGHTYRVLYLAISPDGQTIVTGAGDETLRFWNVFPSPKSQNTESEIGALSLGRTTIR; encoded by the exons ATGGACGGAACCGGTAATCGAAATCCACCACCGACTTCCACCGTCGGAGATAATTCTCCACCGCCGGAGCCATCACCGGAGAGTCTCCGCCATGTAAGCCGTATGATCAACAGCAACCATTACACCTCACCTTCTCGAACAATCTACTCCGATAGGTTCATTCCGAGTAGATCTGCTTCGAAATTCGCTTTGTTTGATATCAATACTCCGACGGAAGGACGCGATGATAGTTCCAGCGCTTATACGACTCTTCTTAGAACGGCGTTGTTTGGACCGGATGTTGCAGGTCCGGTTACGCCGGAGAAAACCGACTCGCCGTCGATGACATTGCCGAATAGGAATATTTTTAGGTATAAGACGGAGACGAGACAGTCCATGCACTCGCTTTCGCCGTTTATGGATGATGATTTTGTTCCTGGTATTAATCATAGTCCGGTTAAGGCTCCTAGGAAGGTTCCTCGATcgccttataag gTTTTGGATGCACCTGCTTTGCAAGATGATTTTTATCTGAATCTGGTAGATTGGTCTTCACACAATGTGTTGGCTGTTGGTTTGGGTAACTGTGTTTATCTCTGGAATGCTTGTAGCAGCAAG GTaactaaattatgtgatttggGGGTTGATGATTGTGTTTGTTCTGTTGGTTGGGCTCAACGCGGTACTCATCTTGCTGTTGGAACTAACAATGGTAAAGTTCAG ATTTGGGATGCAGCAAGATGCAAGAAGATAAGATCAATGGAGGGCCATCGGTTACGTGTCGGTGCCTTGGCCTGGAGTTCATCTCTTTTGTCTTCTGGTGGACGGGATAAGAATATTTATCAACGAGATATACGCACACAAGAAGATTTTGTTAGTAAACTGTCAGGACACAAATCAGAG GTTTGTGGACTGAAGTGGTCATATGATAACCGTGAGTTGGCATCTGGAGGAAATGACAACAAA TTGTTTGTTTGGAATCAACACTCAACCCAGCCTGTCCTCAAGTACTGTGAGCACACAGCAGCTGTTAAAGCTATTGCATGGTCTCCTCATCTTCATGGACTTCTTGCATCTGGAGGAGGAACTGCAGATAGATGTATTCGTTTCTGGAATACAACCACAAACTCACACCTAAGCTGTATGGACACTGGAAGTCAG GTTTGCAATCTTGTCTGGTCCAAAAATGTCAATGAACTAGTAAGCACACATGGCTACTCCCAGAACCAGATAATTGTTTGGAGATACCCCACTATGTCAAAG CTGGCGACTCTTACCGGCCATACTTATAGGGTTCTCTATCTTGCCATCTCTCCGGATGGACAG ACTATTGTAACTGGAGCTGGAGATGAAACGCTTAGGTTCTGGAATGTTTTCCCTTCCCCTAAATCACAG AATACTGAAAGTGAAATCGGAGCATTATCTCTTGGAAGAACTACTATCAGGTGA
- the LOC25493639 gene encoding pre-mRNA-processing factor 17 isoform X3, protein MDLLNQYSDNNNSDPGSPTQNPNSPENSPTRLLPSRSAAPKVDDTMLALTVADPKTLSKPIDPTQHLVAFNPTYDQLWAPIQGPSHPYAKDGLAQGMRNHKLGFVEDANIEPFLFDEQHNTFLKFGYAADPSASNYIGDFDALQKNNAASVYNIPHREQKKRKIESLKKKEENDDEEDKNNNDEEGVEIENPASEAWLLKNKKSPWAGKKEGLQGELTEDQKKYAEEHAKKKGEEKSGFGGEKVEAVKDKSTFHGKEERDYQGRSWIAPPKDAKASNDHCYIPKRLVHTWSGHTKGVSAIRFFPNSGHLILSAGMDTKVKIWDVFNTGKCMRTYMGHSKAVRDICFTNDGTKFLSAGYDKNIKYWDTETGQVISTFSTGKIPYVVKLNPDEDKQNVLLAGMSDKKIVQWDMNTGQITQEYDQHLGAVNTITFVDNNRRFVTSSDDKSLRVWEYGIPVVIKYISEPHMHSMPSISLHPNANWLAAQSLDNQILIYSTREKFQLNKKKRFAGHIVAGYACQVNFSPDGRFVMSGDGEGKCWFWDWKSCKVFRTLKCHEGVTIGCQWHPLEQSKVATCGWDGLIKYWD, encoded by the exons ATGGATCTACTCAACCAATACTCCGACAACAACAACAGCGATCCAGGTTCACCaactcaaaaccctaattcaCCGGAAAATTCTCCAACCCGTCTCCTCCCATCCCGTTCTGCCGCCCCTAAAGTTGACGACACCATGCTCGCCCTAACCGTTGCCGACCCCAAAACCCTCTCCAAACCCATCGACCCAACTCAACACCTCGTCGCCTTCAACCCTACCTACGACCAACTCTGGGCCCCCATTCAAGGCCCATCTCACCCTTACGCTAAAGACGGTTTAGCCCAAGGTATGCGTAACCACAAACTTGGTTTCGTCGAAGACGCTAATATTGAACCTTTCCTCTTCGATGAACAGCATAACACCTTTTTAAAATTCGGTTACGCTGCTGATCCTTCTGCGTCGAATTACATCGGTGATTTCGATGCTTTGCAGAAGAATAACGCTGCTTCTGTTTACAATATCCCACACCGCGAacagaagaagaggaaaattgAATCTcttaagaagaaagaagagaatgatgatgaagaagacaAAAATAACAACGACGAAGAGGGTGTTGAGATTGAGAATCCAGCTTCTGAGGCGTGGTTATTGAAGAATAAGAAGAGTCCTTGGGCTGGGAAGAAGGAGGGTTTACAAGGAGAGTTAACGGAAGATCAGAAGAAATATGCTGAGGAGCACGCCAAGAAGAAAGGCGAAGAAAAAAGTGGTTTTGGTGGTGAAAAAGTTGAGGCTGTTAAGGATAAGAGTACTTTTCATGGGAAAGAGGAAAGGGATTATCAAGGTAGGTCTTGGATTGCGCCTCCGAAAGATGCTAAGGCGAGTAATGATCATTGTTATATACCGAAGAGATTGGTGCATACTTGGAGTGGACATACGAAAGGGGTTTCTGCAATTAGGTTTTTCCCGAATTCAGGTCATTTGATTCTCTCGGCTGGTATGGATACTAAGGTTAAGATTTGGGATGTTTTCAATACTGGTAAATGTATGAGGACTTACATGGGTCATTCCAAAGCTGTTAGGGATATTTGTTTTACTAATGATGGAACAAAGTTTTTGAGTGCTGGTTATGATAAGAATATTAAGTATTGGGATACCGAAACGGGGCAGGTTATATCGACGTTCTCCACTGGGAAGATCCCTTATGTTGTGAAGCTTAACCCGGATGAGGATAAACAGAATGTTTTGTTGGCTGGTATGAGtgataagaagattgttcagtGGGATATGAATACAGGGCAGATAACTCAAGAGTATGATCAGCATTTGGGGGCTGTCAATACCATTACTTTTGTCGATAACAATAGGAGATTTGTTACTTCTAGTGATGACAAGTCCCTCAGGGTATGGGAGTATGGTATTCCCGTGGTTATAAAGTATATTAGTGAGCCACATATGCACTCTATGCCTTCCATTTCGCTTCACCCCAACGCGAATTGGCTCGCCGCGCAGAGCTTAGATAACCAGATTCTTATTTATAGCACAAGGGAGAAGTTTCAACTTAACAAAAAGAAGAGGTTTGCTGGACACATTGTTGCTGGATATGCTTGTCAGGTCAATTTTTCGCCGGATGGACGTTTTGTCATGTCGGGAGATGGTGAGGGTAAGTGTTGGTTCTGGGATTGGAAGAGTTGCAAAGTCTTTAGAACTCTCAAGTGTCACGAAGGCGTTACCATTGGTTGCCAGTGGCATCCTCTGGAACAGAGCAAAGTAGCGACGTGTGGCTGGGACGGGTTGATAAAGTACTG GGACTAG
- the LOC25493639 gene encoding pre-mRNA-processing factor 17 isoform X1 gives MNPNFQFLPQIWNSLNPHQTQSVVSKNLRVGDGTDAVFIFSFKGQWSNFKSFIFFQLTFTTTMDLLNQYSDNNNSDPGSPTQNPNSPENSPTRLLPSRSAAPKVDDTMLALTVADPKTLSKPIDPTQHLVAFNPTYDQLWAPIQGPSHPYAKDGLAQGMRNHKLGFVEDANIEPFLFDEQHNTFLKFGYAADPSASNYIGDFDALQKNNAASVYNIPHREQKKRKIESLKKKEENDDEEDKNNNDEEGVEIENPASEAWLLKNKKSPWAGKKEGLQGELTEDQKKYAEEHAKKKGEEKSGFGGEKVEAVKDKSTFHGKEERDYQGRSWIAPPKDAKASNDHCYIPKRLVHTWSGHTKGVSAIRFFPNSGHLILSAGMDTKVKIWDVFNTGKCMRTYMGHSKAVRDICFTNDGTKFLSAGYDKNIKYWDTETGQVISTFSTGKIPYVVKLNPDEDKQNVLLAGMSDKKIVQWDMNTGQITQEYDQHLGAVNTITFVDNNRRFVTSSDDKSLRVWEYGIPVVIKYISEPHMHSMPSISLHPNANWLAAQSLDNQILIYSTREKFQLNKKKRFAGHIVAGYACQVNFSPDGRFVMSGDGEGKCWFWDWKSCKVFRTLKCHEGVTIGCQWHPLEQSKVATCGWDGLIKYWD, from the exons ATGaaccctaatttccaatttCTTCCCCAAATTTGGAATTCTCTCAATCCACATCAAACCCAATCGGTTGTTTCTAAAAACCTCCGTGTCGGAGACGGTACAGACGCCGTGTTCATCTTTAGCTTCAAGG GGCAGTGGAG CAATTTTAAaagcttcatcttctttcaattaACATTCACAACAACAATGGATCTACTCAACCAATACTCCGACAACAACAACAGCGATCCAGGTTCACCaactcaaaaccctaattcaCCGGAAAATTCTCCAACCCGTCTCCTCCCATCCCGTTCTGCCGCCCCTAAAGTTGACGACACCATGCTCGCCCTAACCGTTGCCGACCCCAAAACCCTCTCCAAACCCATCGACCCAACTCAACACCTCGTCGCCTTCAACCCTACCTACGACCAACTCTGGGCCCCCATTCAAGGCCCATCTCACCCTTACGCTAAAGACGGTTTAGCCCAAGGTATGCGTAACCACAAACTTGGTTTCGTCGAAGACGCTAATATTGAACCTTTCCTCTTCGATGAACAGCATAACACCTTTTTAAAATTCGGTTACGCTGCTGATCCTTCTGCGTCGAATTACATCGGTGATTTCGATGCTTTGCAGAAGAATAACGCTGCTTCTGTTTACAATATCCCACACCGCGAacagaagaagaggaaaattgAATCTcttaagaagaaagaagagaatgatgatgaagaagacaAAAATAACAACGACGAAGAGGGTGTTGAGATTGAGAATCCAGCTTCTGAGGCGTGGTTATTGAAGAATAAGAAGAGTCCTTGGGCTGGGAAGAAGGAGGGTTTACAAGGAGAGTTAACGGAAGATCAGAAGAAATATGCTGAGGAGCACGCCAAGAAGAAAGGCGAAGAAAAAAGTGGTTTTGGTGGTGAAAAAGTTGAGGCTGTTAAGGATAAGAGTACTTTTCATGGGAAAGAGGAAAGGGATTATCAAGGTAGGTCTTGGATTGCGCCTCCGAAAGATGCTAAGGCGAGTAATGATCATTGTTATATACCGAAGAGATTGGTGCATACTTGGAGTGGACATACGAAAGGGGTTTCTGCAATTAGGTTTTTCCCGAATTCAGGTCATTTGATTCTCTCGGCTGGTATGGATACTAAGGTTAAGATTTGGGATGTTTTCAATACTGGTAAATGTATGAGGACTTACATGGGTCATTCCAAAGCTGTTAGGGATATTTGTTTTACTAATGATGGAACAAAGTTTTTGAGTGCTGGTTATGATAAGAATATTAAGTATTGGGATACCGAAACGGGGCAGGTTATATCGACGTTCTCCACTGGGAAGATCCCTTATGTTGTGAAGCTTAACCCGGATGAGGATAAACAGAATGTTTTGTTGGCTGGTATGAGtgataagaagattgttcagtGGGATATGAATACAGGGCAGATAACTCAAGAGTATGATCAGCATTTGGGGGCTGTCAATACCATTACTTTTGTCGATAACAATAGGAGATTTGTTACTTCTAGTGATGACAAGTCCCTCAGGGTATGGGAGTATGGTATTCCCGTGGTTATAAAGTATATTAGTGAGCCACATATGCACTCTATGCCTTCCATTTCGCTTCACCCCAACGCGAATTGGCTCGCCGCGCAGAGCTTAGATAACCAGATTCTTATTTATAGCACAAGGGAGAAGTTTCAACTTAACAAAAAGAAGAGGTTTGCTGGACACATTGTTGCTGGATATGCTTGTCAGGTCAATTTTTCGCCGGATGGACGTTTTGTCATGTCGGGAGATGGTGAGGGTAAGTGTTGGTTCTGGGATTGGAAGAGTTGCAAAGTCTTTAGAACTCTCAAGTGTCACGAAGGCGTTACCATTGGTTGCCAGTGGCATCCTCTGGAACAGAGCAAAGTAGCGACGTGTGGCTGGGACGGGTTGATAAAGTACTG GGACTAG